In Bacteroidales bacterium, one DNA window encodes the following:
- the deoC gene encoding deoxyribose-phosphate aldolase, translating into MEHKDLIDKITNEVMLRLNEKMKLMDSEKKESSQKQSANLGISPAELARYIDHTLLKPGSVKEQFEQLCNEAIQYKFYSVCVNSGWVEFVAKKLRGSGVKVCSVIGFPLGEMETRSKAFEARNALEHGANELDMVINIGALKSRNLKLVEEDIRAIKRASRNNTILKVIIETSLLTDEEKILACEIAKKADADFVKTSTGFSTSGATVADIALMRRIVGPNMGVKASGGITDYNKAVALIRAGANRLGCGSSVAVVTGATAQGSY; encoded by the coding sequence ATGGAACACAAGGATTTGATTGACAAAATCACCAACGAGGTAATGCTTCGCTTAAATGAGAAGATGAAATTAATGGATTCTGAAAAAAAGGAGTCTTCACAAAAGCAATCTGCTAATTTAGGTATCTCACCTGCTGAGTTAGCTCGGTATATTGACCATACCTTGTTAAAACCGGGTTCTGTGAAAGAGCAATTTGAACAATTGTGCAACGAAGCGATTCAATATAAATTTTACTCTGTTTGCGTTAATTCTGGATGGGTAGAGTTTGTAGCAAAAAAACTAAGAGGATCCGGCGTTAAAGTTTGCTCTGTTATAGGATTTCCTTTAGGTGAAATGGAGACAAGAAGTAAAGCCTTCGAAGCTCGTAATGCTTTAGAACACGGAGCCAATGAATTAGATATGGTCATTAATATTGGCGCTTTAAAGTCAAGAAATCTAAAACTTGTTGAGGAAGACATCCGTGCAATTAAGAGAGCAAGTAGGAATAATACTATTTTGAAGGTTATTATCGAGACAAGTTTGTTAACCGATGAGGAAAAAATTCTCGCCTGTGAAATAGCCAAAAAAGCGGATGCCGATTTTGTAAAAACGAGTACTGGTTTTTCTACCAGTGGAGCTACCGTTGCTGATATCGCTTTGATGAGAAGAATTGTTGGCCCCAATATGGGCGTTAAGGCAAGTGGCGGAATTACCGACTATAATAAAGCAGTTGCTCTTATTCGGGCAGGTGCAAATAGATTAGGTTGCGGATCTAGTGTTGCTGTAGTAACTGGTGCAACAGCGCAGGGTTCTTATTAA
- a CDS encoding RpiB/LacA/LacB family sugar-phosphate isomerase: MNNGYNNIDQVKRVAIGADHGSYDSKEMLKTYLQTIGYLVVDVGTNNSVEKVDYPDFAVLVAKKVVNGECDRGIMLDAAGIGSSMVCNKVRGIRAALCWSLKTIVNSREHNNANVLTMGTAQHTSGELCEMAKLWLETRFEGGRHWPRINKMMSVEKLRG; the protein is encoded by the coding sequence ATGAACAACGGGTATAATAATATTGATCAGGTTAAAAGGGTTGCTATTGGTGCCGATCATGGCTCGTACGACTCTAAGGAGATGTTAAAAACCTATCTTCAAACTATTGGATATTTGGTTGTAGATGTTGGGACTAACAATAGTGTAGAAAAAGTGGATTACCCTGATTTTGCTGTTCTTGTTGCTAAAAAAGTAGTTAACGGAGAATGTGATCGAGGAATTATGCTTGATGCTGCAGGAATAGGTTCATCAATGGTTTGTAATAAAGTTAGGGGAATCAGAGCCGCACTCTGTTGGAGTTTAAAAACAATTGTAAATAGTCGAGAACACAATAATGCTAATGTACTTACTATGGGTACTGCTCAACATACATCTGGTGAATTATGTGAAATGGCAAAATTATGGCTTGAAACCAGATTTGAAGGAGGCAGACACTGGCCTAGAATTAATAAAATGATGTCGGTAGAAAAATTGAGAGGATAA
- a CDS encoding EutN/CcmL family microcompartment protein — translation MILAKVIGNVVSTIIANGYESKKILIVQPIDPSGTPKGSSFLAIDAVQAGVGDTVLVLEEGGSARSIIGEPESMTVKTVIAGIIDNISK, via the coding sequence ATGATATTAGCAAAAGTAATTGGGAACGTAGTTTCTACGATAATTGCAAACGGGTACGAATCAAAAAAAATTTTGATTGTACAGCCCATTGATCCCTCTGGTACACCGAAAGGTTCATCATTTCTTGCTATTGATGCGGTTCAGGCAGGTGTTGGCGATACTGTTTTAGTTTTGGAAGAAGGTGGTTCGGCAAGATCGATAATTGGAGAGCCAGAATCTATGACCGTAAAAACTGTAATTGCTGGAATTATTGATAATATATCAAAATAG
- a CDS encoding EutN/CcmL family microcompartment protein — protein MKLGRVIGRVVSTQKVESFQGVSLLLVQPLDEKLNKVGDPIVAMDTIHSGTGMIIYYETSKEAGRVLETIMNPSDASIMGIVDELFVDSKK, from the coding sequence ATGAAATTAGGTAGAGTTATCGGAAGAGTGGTAAGCACCCAAAAAGTAGAGTCATTTCAGGGTGTTAGCCTACTTTTGGTTCAACCTCTCGATGAGAAGTTGAATAAAGTTGGCGACCCAATTGTAGCGATGGATACCATTCATTCGGGAACTGGAATGATTATTTATTACGAGACAAGCAAGGAGGCAGGAAGAGTGCTGGAAACGATTATGAATCCAAGCGATGCTTCGATTATGGGAATTGTTGATGAACTTTTTGTAGATAGTAAAAAATGA
- a CDS encoding aldehyde dehydrogenase EutE has protein sequence MDNLEQNIRQLVQEVIKSMNLDLVKEESGTGIGVFSNINNAIDAAEKAFNELNKLSLETRKNIIANIRKVCLANNTYYSKLAHEETGLGRWEDKIQKNEFGINKTPGVEDIIPEAYSDDNGLTLVERAAYGVIGSITPSTNSTITIISNAIGMIAGGNSVVFNPHPSAKKVSCYLVNLMNCAIIGAGGPSNLITCIDEPTIESAKELMSHKKIAIMVVTGGPAVVKTAMNSGKKVIAAGPGNPPVVVDETADIAKAGKAIVDGASFDNNVICICEKEIICVASVADRLKEEMKKNGAYELSSDQIKKITDLVISEPGGPGSEGAANKKFVGKNADYIASQIGLTVPPSTRLLLCEVDRNHPLVWTEQLMPVMPLVRVRDVDEAIGFAVVCEHGFRHTAIMHSLNIAKLSKMARMMNCSIFIKNGPSYAGLGFGGAGFASFTIASPTGEGVTRARTFTRERRCTLVDYLRII, from the coding sequence TTGGACAATCTAGAACAAAATATTCGACAGCTGGTTCAAGAAGTTATTAAAAGCATGAACCTTGACCTAGTAAAAGAGGAATCTGGAACAGGAATCGGTGTTTTTTCAAACATTAACAACGCAATAGATGCAGCCGAAAAAGCTTTTAATGAATTAAACAAATTAAGTCTAGAGACACGCAAAAATATTATAGCCAACATTAGAAAAGTATGTTTGGCAAATAATACCTACTATTCCAAATTAGCACATGAGGAAACTGGATTGGGTCGATGGGAGGATAAAATCCAGAAGAATGAATTTGGAATTAACAAAACCCCCGGCGTCGAAGACATTATTCCTGAAGCATACTCTGATGATAATGGGCTAACATTAGTTGAAAGAGCAGCTTATGGGGTAATCGGGTCAATTACACCAAGCACAAACTCAACAATTACAATAATAAGTAATGCTATTGGAATGATAGCAGGGGGTAACTCAGTGGTTTTTAACCCACACCCATCTGCAAAAAAGGTATCCTGCTACTTAGTTAATTTAATGAACTGTGCAATAATTGGAGCAGGGGGGCCTTCAAATTTGATAACATGTATCGATGAACCAACCATTGAATCTGCAAAAGAGTTGATGTCGCATAAGAAAATAGCAATAATGGTTGTTACTGGTGGCCCTGCTGTTGTTAAAACAGCAATGAATAGCGGAAAAAAGGTTATTGCTGCTGGACCAGGAAATCCTCCTGTTGTTGTTGACGAAACCGCGGATATTGCAAAGGCAGGAAAGGCCATTGTTGACGGAGCAAGTTTCGATAATAATGTAATCTGTATATGTGAAAAAGAAATTATTTGTGTTGCTTCTGTTGCTGATAGATTAAAAGAAGAGATGAAGAAAAACGGGGCATACGAATTATCTTCTGATCAAATAAAAAAAATAACAGATTTAGTAATTTCAGAACCTGGTGGCCCTGGAAGCGAGGGGGCGGCAAATAAGAAATTTGTTGGCAAAAATGCCGATTATATAGCTAGTCAAATCGGACTAACAGTTCCTCCATCTACAAGACTATTGCTTTGTGAAGTTGATCGAAATCACCCACTTGTTTGGACAGAACAGCTTATGCCTGTAATGCCATTGGTTAGAGTTAGAGATGTTGATGAAGCAATAGGATTTGCTGTAGTATGTGAGCACGGATTCAGGCATACAGCAATCATGCACTCGTTAAACATTGCAAAACTTAGCAAAATGGCTAGAATGATGAATTGTTCCATTTTTATTAAGAATGGACCAAGTTATGCTGGCTTAGGTTTTGGAGGTGCTGGTTTTGCATCGTTTACTATTGCGAGCCCAACAGGTGAGGGCGTAACAAGAGCACGAACGTTTACAAGAGAAAGACGTTGTACTTTAGTAGATTATCTGAGAATTATTTAA